The region GCTTTTCTTGGGGGTTGTCAAAGAAGATCTCGTCCCCGACTCGTTCGGTCTTTTCACAGAGACCGTACATTTGTCTGATGGTTTTGGTTGCACTTGGACTGCGCTGGTAACTGGACAATCGTAGAGGTCGAGCTCCACTTCTTCAACGTCGTCAGATAGATTTGTGTCTTTGCCCTCTGCAACCCTATCAACGGACTTGGACTCATCCTCGGCAAGGCCCTTGATTTTGAGGACCTCTGCGACTCTCAAAAATGAAGCAAGGTCACTGTGATTAACGTTTGCTTCGCCTTTGTACATGAACCTCAACAGAGCCTCGACCTCTGCGTAGCCGATATCTTTTAATACCACAACAGGATGTGTGCAAGGATTTACCTGGATAGAAAAGTAAACAGAAGTAGTAGCGTGcggcgaacttttttttcctttgtattTCAGTAATACCGTACCTTGAATATCTCCTTAAAATAAGGGCTGCATACCGACAAAACAAGCTTATGAGCTTGCAGTAGTTTGCCCTCCACAGCAATCGTGACATCGACTAATTCCTTGTCGGTTAAATGAGACAGGAAACCACAGGTCAAATTATCGGAAAAGTTGTTCCATTTTAGAGAGTAATCTGAGTTGTCTATATCCTTGGTAGCGCTGTTCATGTTTATCTGTAATACTGTAAATGAAATAACATGGCTTTGAGTGTATTATCTAAAGTTGTCGGATACActcgaatgaaataagagTGACGACAGCAGAGTAAAGCAAACAGAAATTTAAGTTTGAAATCCCCGATGCAAGTTTCTATTCAAGAACGACAGGATTCGATTAACAGATTTAGCTagtcgttgaaaattgcaCAGTTGACCAAAGTTTGACGTATGGTAAAAATTACTCGCGTATCATTACACGATTGTCCCGAATTTAATCAGACTATTAAATACGCGAGAGCAGTTTATCGTATTTAAAGTAACCGGAATACTAAATGTACAATTTGTGTTACATTTATCTGCATCTACCCTCGAAAATCTTCAATAAAAATGTCTCTTTTTTCCGTCGTTTCTTTCCTGCACCATCTATCCCTATCCAttcactacttttttttcgcggtTCGGGGTTAAGGGGGTGATTAAAAAAGTGGTCGTTGGGCGCAGAATCCTTGCcgagtaaaaacaaaatttacacCACGATATCGTCCTGCTCATACCATCTGGTGACTTGAAACATCAACTTATTCTGACTCTCATAAGCTCCAGTGGGTAAATGGTATCCCGAAGTATGCCGCTATTTGGTACACAAAATTACACAAATTAGAGGTTATACGAAACCGCAATAAACTATTGAAAGTTGCCTTAAACTGTATAAAACTACTCacaaattgaatgaattacAAGAGAGTAGAAACGTAAGTAAAACTTGCGTAAAatcagaataaaaatatgaacaaaTGCTGTAATTACTTGATATTTACTTTTATCATAATAACAtcgtttgtatttttctcttaAGCTTAGGGCACATGATGTCGAggggaattttcatttcaaaaaatttgcaacgaAGATGGGTGAGCCTGGTTCAAATATCTAATGACTGTAGTGATCGATAACCCAACTCTAATAGGTGAATCTGATTCATATATTAGTAATAATTCCACTTACTTTTCTACCAGGCATCTACAAAGTTGATGGTAGAAATGGATCCAGTTGTCGATAAACAGTTGGAAACTGCTGAATTTAACCCTAAGAAACATCCGGGTATATTAAAATTACAATTCGTACAGGTGCCAGAATGGATTCAGAATGGCATGGTAAAGGCTATTGGAGGTATTTTAAAGCCTGCCCACGGATACTTGGCAGCAATTTGACGTTATGCATTTCGATGCTGATTAGAATAACACGGTTAACTTATTTAGTATCGTAGTAAACTTTACGTATAATTCTGCCTCAGATGGGTCGATGAAGAGTTTACGtcaaggaggagaaaaattggcAGCTTATTTAAACCAGCGTCATCCT is a window of Athalia rosae chromosome 8, iyAthRosa1.1, whole genome shotgun sequence DNA encoding:
- the LOC105686475 gene encoding zinc finger and BTB domain-containing protein 14-like isoform X2; this translates as MNSATKDIDNSDYSLKWNNFSDNLTCGFLSHLTDKELVDVTIAVEGKLLQAHKLVLSVCSPYFKEIFKVNPCTHPVVVLKDIGYAEVEALLRFMYKGEANVNHSDLASFLRVAEVLKIKGLAEDESKSVDRVAEGKDTNLSDDVEEVELDLYDCPVTSAVQVQPKPSDKCTVSVKRPNESGTRSSLTTPKKSRISPPPLRELDAFGESPRCLKAKSEPPEDYNLPETLPYFADEPLGEYLNSSRSTCKDIRKEDPNSDLACREQASSNSLISEPCSQGEEVTQVVEPVTYRLSARGRPQLVHEGYVYNLTSRSEVLNRSHYRCAEQHRGCRGKCAVIAERFMPTGVHEHNHPPGYQSEYEYRKKKGLDTEIV